The Penicillium oxalicum strain HP7-1 chromosome IV, whole genome shotgun sequence genome contains a region encoding:
- a CDS encoding Diphthamide biosynthesis protein 3 translates to MADDSLSIYDEIEIEDMTFDPNLQIYTFPCPCGDRFEIAIDDLRDGEEIAVCPSCSLMIRVIFDLADLPKADNAQTSAVSVQA, encoded by the exons ATGGCCGACGACTCCCTCTCCATCTACgacgagatcgagatcgaagaCATGACCTTCGACCCGAATCTCCAAATCTACACCTTCCCCTGCCCCTGTGGTGACCGATTCGAGATCGccatcgatgatcttcgTGATGGTGAAGAGATCGCCGTTTGTCCAAGTTGCAGTCTCATGATTAGAGTGATCTTTGACCTG GCCGATCTACCTAAAGCGGATAATGCGCAGACTTCGGCTGTGAGCGTCCAGGCTTGA
- a CDS encoding Frataxin: MLYRTVPRVLRVGSALRASSHPAPLRPAVAPFHRSYPAQPRTFTSSAVWSKGLQPDSEDPKPSNPQKAPGAGFSAHVSEPSPLTPEQYYEYSEHYFNVLLAELEKAQEEGSDIEAEYSAGVLNITVPAIGTFVLNKQPPNKQIWLSSPISGPKRYDWILEGDGMHEKQDSRPFAHGQWIYLRDGSNLTELLNSELTLKLPRDIYGEQVDS; this comes from the exons ATGCTCTACCGAACTGTGCCTCGTGTGCTCCGAGTGGGCTCGGCCCTCCGTGCATCTTCACACCCAGCTCCGTTGCGCCCAGCGGTGGCACCTTTTCACCGAAGCTACCCTGCGCAGCCGCGAACCTTTACCTCGTCCGCAGTCTGGTCAAAAGGTCTGCAGCCTGATTCCGAGGACCCCAAGCCGTCCAACCCGCAGAAAGCTCCCGGTGCTGGATTCAGTGCGCATGTCTCGGAGCCATCCCCTCTGACTCCGGAGCAATACTACGAGTACTCGGAGCACTACTTCAATGTACTCCTCGCAGAGCTCGAGAAGGCGCAGGAGGAGGGCTCCGACATTGAAGCAGAGTACAGT GCCGGTGTCCTCAACATTACTGTGCCTGCAATCGGAACCTTTGTTCTGAACAAGCAGCCCCCCAACAAGCAGATCTGGCTGAGCTCACCGATCTCCGGTCCCAAGAGATACGACTGGATCCTCGAGGGGGATGGCATGCACGAGAAGCAAGACTCACGCCCGTTCGCCCATGGGCAATGGATTTACCTGCGTGATGGATCAAATCTGACGGAGCTTCTGAACTCTGAATTGACCCTCAAGCTGCCCAGGGATATCTATGGAGAGCAGGTGGATTCATAA